Part of the bacterium genome is shown below.
CGCCGCCTGCCAGTTGCTTATATTTAATGAGCGCGAGGTCAGGTTCAATGCCGGTGGTGTCGCAATCCATCATAAATCCGATCGTCCCGGTGGGAGCCAGAAGCGTCACCTGAGCGTTGCGGAATCCTGTTTTTACGCCGTTACTTTGAACCTTGGCCCAGATGGTGCCAGCCGCCTGATAGAGCTCTGGGGGGCACAATGAACTATCCATATCCACCAACGCATTGGCATGCATACGGATGACGTTCATCATGGGGTCGCGGTTCTTGGCATATTCGGAGAAGGTACCCTTGACCACGGCAAGTTCCGAGGAAGTGGCATAGGCGTGCCCCGTCATGATGGAGGTAACGACGGCGGCAAAGGCACGACCTTCATCACTGTCATAGGGGAGACCGAGACTCATGAGCACGGCACCGAGATTGGCATAGCCGAGGCCAAGAGGGCGAAAGAGGTGGGAATTTGTGGCAATCTCTTCAGTCGGATAGCTTGCGCAGCCGACCAGAATTTCCTGGGCAATGATAAAGATTCTGACGGCGGCACTAAAGCGCGCGACATCGAGGGTTCCATCATTGTTCATGAATTTCATGACATTCAGGGACGCGAGGTTGCAGGCACTGTTGTCAATGAACATGTATTCGGAGCAAGGGTTACTGGCGTTGATTCTTCCACTGTTGATACAGGTGTGCCACTTGTTGATGGTGGTGTCATATTGCATCCCGGGATCACCGCAGAGATGGGTCCCCTCGGCCATCAGGTGCATCAGTTTGTTGGCCGAAAGAGATTCCGCGACTTCGCCGGTGGTGACGGAACGGGTTTGCCATTCGCTATCCGTTTCAACGGCCTTCATGAATTCATCGGTGACGCGAACGGACAGGTTGGCGTTCTGGAACATGACAGATTCATAAGCCTCACCGCCGAACGAGCCATCATAACCCTGATCGATCAGCGCCCAGGCCTTTTTCTCCTCGGTGGTTTTGCAGGTGATGAAATCCATGATATCAGGATGCGAGATTTTCAGGCTTTGCATTTTGGCTGCGCGGCGGGTTTTGCCGCCCGACTTGATGACAGCGGCCACCTGGTCGAAGACACGCATGAAGCTCAGGGGTCCGGAAGGGGTACCTCCGCCCGAGAGTTTTTCGCGGCTGCTTCGCAGAGTGCTCAGGTCGGTGCCGGTTCCTGAGCCGTATTTGAATAGCATGGCCTCCGTGCTGGCGAGGCGCATAATGTCTTCCATCGTGTCTTTAACGGACTGGATGAAACAGGCAGACGCCTGAGGGTGCTTATAGCTGTCGCGGGACGAAACGATTTTATCGACTTCTGAATTGTAATAGTAGCTTGAGCGGCTGTCTGAAGTGGCTCCATAGGCCTGGTAAAGACCAACGTTGAACCACACGGGGCTATTGAACGATCCAAATTGGTTCACGCACAACCATGCCAAATCGCAATAGAAATTTTCAGCATCTTCGGGCGTGGTAAAGTAACCCTCTGCTTTACCCCAGTCGGCGATGGTTCGGGCAACACGATCCACAAGTTGACGAACAGAGTTTTCCCGGATCTTGGTTTTGGCTCCGCCGTAGAAATACTTAGAGGCAACAATATTGGTTGCGAGCATCGACCATGCTTTGGGAACCTCGATATTATCCTGGATGAAAATAACCTTACCCTTGTCGTCGGTAATCGACGCCTTGCGAAGGCTCCATTCCATTCCTTCATAGGGATTTGTCCCCTGCGGTGCAAAAGAACGACTGACAGACATTCCTTTTCGCTTATTTTTCGCTTTCGCGGAACGGGCGGCTTTTGAAGACTTCTGTTCGGCTAATTCTGTTTTATTTTCAATCATGACACACTGCTCCTAGAACTTATATTTGTGAAAAAAAGGTTCGATGTCTTTTGAGTCATCAGCACAAAATATTGCGCCACCACAGCTAACTAGGTAATGGATACCACTACCCCTTGTGGTGTGCAATGAGAAAATAATAAAATTTTCGACTTTTCTGAAGAAAATCCTGATCAGATACGATCGTTATAACGTGTTAGTTATAAGTGATTTGTGAATTAATACCTGAATCATTATTCGAAAAAAAGCTGTTTATAAGGGTTTTTTGCATACCACCCATTGTGGATATAAAATATCTCGCACACAACAGCTAGATTATTTAGGTTTTGCCACAAATTGGGCTCTGGAACGCTCTTTTGCTATGAAAATGACGGGAGCGCCGAGAAGGCCGAAGGCTTTACGCATAGCATTCACCAGATATTCGCGATAAGTATCGGGGAGTCGTTTGGGGTCATTGACAAACAAGCCAATTCGTAAAGGTTTAACGCCAAGTTGGGTGGCGTAATAGATTTTGAAACGTTTGTTATTCATGACGGGGGGCTGCACCCGCTCGTAGGCTTTCATGATGGCGCGGTTTAACAGTCCGGTCGGGATTTTGGTTTGGATTTGCTCTGCTACCTGGTCGATGGCCTCAAGGCATTGGCGCATATTGTATCCCTCTTTAGCCGAGACAAAAAGGATCGGGACCCAGTGTAAAAAGGGGACTGTATGTGAGAGGGCGGTCAGGTATTCTTTTTGGGTGGTCTTATCAGACATAAGATCCCATTTATTAACGATCACTACGCATCCCTTATCGTTGTCCTTAATCAGGCTCGCGATGGTCTTGTCGTGTGCCGTGGGGCCTTGCGTGGCAT
Proteins encoded:
- a CDS encoding vitamin B12-dependent ribonucleotide reductase: MIENKTELAEQKSSKAARSAKAKNKRKGMSVSRSFAPQGTNPYEGMEWSLRKASITDDKGKVIFIQDNIEVPKAWSMLATNIVASKYFYGGAKTKIRENSVRQLVDRVARTIADWGKAEGYFTTPEDAENFYCDLAWLCVNQFGSFNSPVWFNVGLYQAYGATSDSRSSYYYNSEVDKIVSSRDSYKHPQASACFIQSVKDTMEDIMRLASTEAMLFKYGSGTGTDLSTLRSSREKLSGGGTPSGPLSFMRVFDQVAAVIKSGGKTRRAAKMQSLKISHPDIMDFITCKTTEEKKAWALIDQGYDGSFGGEAYESVMFQNANLSVRVTDEFMKAVETDSEWQTRSVTTGEVAESLSANKLMHLMAEGTHLCGDPGMQYDTTINKWHTCINSGRINASNPCSEYMFIDNSACNLASLNVMKFMNNDGTLDVARFSAAVRIFIIAQEILVGCASYPTEEIATNSHLFRPLGLGYANLGAVLMSLGLPYDSDEGRAFAAVVTSIMTGHAYATSSELAVVKGTFSEYAKNRDPMMNVIRMHANALVDMDSSLCPPELYQAAGTIWAKVQSNGVKTGFRNAQVTLLAPTGTIGFMMDCDTTGIEPDLALIKYKQLAGGGLMKLINMTVESGLRKLGYNGSIANILKYIDAEETIEGAPDLKDEHLAVFDCAFKAKKGIRCISYMAHLKMMAAVQPFLSGAISKTINMPKEAKVEDIIQAYMDGWKMGLKAIAIYRDGSKRTQPLNTSRSDFDGSDKGGEVKPDSEVKPTLRARMPATRSSITHKFAIAGHEGYMTVGLYDDGRPGELFITMAKEGSTVGGIMNAFGTAISLCLQYGVPLRALVGKFSHSRFEPSGYTNNPDIPIAKSLVDYIFRWLEFTFPNGSTPERTLAQKIATTALPTQQVPAEMSDAEKMLSQIQNQEDSPVCDQCGHITTRNGACYRCHNCGNSMGCS